The sequence AAAATGCTTCCTCTACAAAATTCACTGGAGATTTTTAGAGACATTTGCTGTAATTACCGCTAGCATGGTTTctaattcatttaattttcttttctacctAAACTGAGCATATAAGTATGTTTTAAGAGattgaataaataaatttttaattataaaatgatGCTCTATCATACATTATTAATAATAACCAACAATGTGTAATACATGTTTAGGTATGAATCCATTAGGAAGATGAACTAATATATATCAGTCCTAAAATAATGTCCTAATTTGTCCTGTGTTTATGAATGGGGAAATCCGTGTTTAAAGCAATTAGAGGTTTATAAAAGCCTTGGATTGACAGCGGATAAAGCATCGGGCACACTTGGCACTTAGGAATTCTGTTGTCTATGGCAAAGGAGAAGACCCTTTTTTGCCCTTTATTGGTTTCAGCAGTTTGTGAAATCATGCAACCAGAATGGTACAGATATACAGACCTCCAGGGTGGGAGCAGCATGATGCACATGGTCCTGGTTGGCAAACACTCTGGTTATTATTgttatccttaaaaaaaaaaagaacccagtGATCTCCTTTGTACTCTGTCAGTTCACTTTCAGGCAGTTTCGAGACATTTTGTCACTTATTTTCCTATTAACGATAGCAGACTTCAGAAATCTCCATGGCAAGTTCCAGGCATTCACCAGTCTCGTGGCAGGACTCAAGAAGGCTGCAATCAATGTCACAGTCACAGTCGCAGTCGTTGTTGGCGTGGTCTTCGTTGGAGGTCTGGTAGTATCTATTGGATGGACAACAGGTATCTGTCAGCCAATGTTCACAGGTATCAGGCAGCATTATAAGAAAGTCCCAAAATTGGCAGAACAAGCAGGCCAGGATAAGTGTTGCGCATTCAtctaagaaaaaggaaaagcagcgaGACGTAAGAAAAAGGGTGTGCTTGATTACCCAGGTTCAGGCTAGTGTGACTACACAGAAATGAGATGCAAGACAGCACACAGGGTAGGCTAAAACCACGTTGATGATAGCTATTTCCGTAACGCTAAAtgaaaggatttattttctatgttgttttttctggaaaaacaacagcggcatgaaaataatttgaatgaaaatattctgcGGCAGTGAAGTTCAGAGGAACAAGTACTCTGAACCAACTTTACGGTTGGActtaatgatcttaaaggtcttttccaacctaaatgattctgtgattctatactCTTAAAGTGTTTGGCCTATAAATTTCAGCACAGGGCTGAACCTCACCCAGCAGGGATGCTATGATGGGGGGTTTGCAGCCTTGCAGGAGTTTggaagtgctgctgctttgtgatGCCACACGTGCTACCTGAACAACACACATGACActggagttcattttctttttcacaggaTTTTGcaattaaagataaaaatcatCAGGCTGCCTCTGCTATTTctaggaagggggaaaaaaataatcaacaaATAAACCCCCCCGCAAAACTTTCAGGGGTATTTTTGCCTGTACATGAAGAGTTCAGAACTGAATCCTTCTTATTTAAACAATTCCTTTCTGGCTGTAGGTCTGTTATGGTCTGAACCAATCCTTGCTGGAAATCAGCGCACAGACACCCAAAGCTCCTGTGGAGAGTGGATCAGGCCCTCAGACTCTCCGGGCCTGGTTCTTGCTGTTCTACTTGGTCAGTCTGGATGCGTGGGAGTGCGTCCCGGGCTCATGAATCCGATATGGCATCTGGGTAAGCACTGAGATGATCTTATGAACAAGACCAAATCCACACACGCAGGCGAAAAAAAGAGTGCAGATTCATCGTCTGCTTATAGTTTGATTTCTGTAAGTAGTGTGTTTCAGTAAAAGTGTTTAATGACAGCTAGACTGCCTAGCCAAagacagggaggaaaagcaagcctggagaagagcattTACAGAGGGCAGCGTGCTGATCGATTCGCAGCCCAGTGTCCTTCCGCTTCCCCACCGCAACGGGTTTCTCACCTTTTCATTCACAGGCTTGTCAATTTTTGAAAGGAGACAAAAGTTTGGAAAATAGTATCAGCTAGGATGTGTGTCTGGAGCCAGTGACTATTCCCGAAAACGTGGTCACCGTGACAAAAACTGTGTGTTATATTTGTTCCCCTCAAAAAACAACTAATTAACTCCCCACCGTTCAAACTACAGCATCTGGGGAGGCTGCCTCCCAGTGCAGCAGGGCTCGGAGCAGGTGTGAGATTCTGACTGTGTGAATCCAGTTGGAGCGCAAAGACCCAgacctttcaattttttttccctccttgtttttggaaaggaaaaatgcctTCAACAATATGAATGCCTTTTCATTGGTTCTTTCAGGAAAGCATATGGTTATAACCACATTTCTTGCCCTAGGATGACTAACTGTGAACTCATTCAACTGCATTGGTTCTGTTGTGGCATTTTCTATCTCACGTAACATAAAGTTCACTGCCAGGAAGTTTCCAgaattatgttctttttttttttttttcctttttaagaaagctttcttggtgaaaaacaaaattaaaaaatcattccAGCTtctttatacaaaaaaaaaaaaagcacagttaaAGCAAGAATAAATAGTATGTGATTGAACTTCTATCTAAGTAGCATATCATCACCAATGTTATCAATTTTAATACTTATTTAAATATGTCAAGATCTATTTAAGTTCAGACAAGCACAACTAACTTCTAAGTCAGTTCTGCAGAATAAGAATGACTAGATTTTGGTGATACTTAGTAAATTCatgcttatatttttttctaattaaatgagctgaaataattataaaattgaaacattttatAAGGTGACACCGCTACATTTAATTGTATGAAATTTACAGTGTAGAAAATGTAATCATTTTATCCAGTAGTCCATGGTGTAATTAAGACTATTCTTTTTAGATATCTTACGTTTATGAAATTTCCTTCCTATATATGAGAGatgaaattcaaaattataTATCAGTTAAGgatcttctaatttttttttttccctccaaagaTCTGTTTTCTATtaacagtttttttcctgaatgtgtTAACCATAATGGTGTTTATGTAATCTTGAGAGAACAGATATGATTCTTAGGGCTTCATCCAGGAAAGAGAGCACACAAAAAGCGCAAGattttaataataaagtaaTGTTTCAGCACAGAGTCTGTGATGTGCAGTAAAGATGCTTTTAAATTCCCATCAGAGCACACACCATGAACTGTGATAATGGATGTAACACATTTCGAAAAATCTGCATGTGTGAGgcttttttgtcctgttttaaGTGGGgtaatgtatataaataataGATATTAGCAATTAAACATCCATTCCTATGCATTcatttatatatttgaaaataaattagccACAAACTGCATAAAAGAAGATGCAATctcctgttttctcttctgttttccctgctgtttGCGAAACGGCATTACTGCATTTATCTCAGTGAGAACAACAACCTCAGCTCTCATTCTCTACATTAGTAGATTAATTACCACAAAGGAAGAACTTCTAATGATTTTGCTAGCCTGCCTCATCTCtaaattttcctgcttttgtttggtGGTTGTCAGCTCACCCTCTGCTCACGCAGACGATGCTCTGAACAAACCTGGTCCAAAGCTCGCTGAGGCCGCGATGGTCACTGCTGGTGAGACCCACGAGCTTTGGACCTGCTCCTCTCTGAGTGCAGGGAACAAACTAATCGCCATTTTCCTCAGCTATCGCTCTGCCTTCAGAGGTTCTCCATGCACCAGCAAACAGGATTTGGCCTTGTGTGTGTGGAATAAGCAGTAACTTGTCAGAGTAGAGTGAGCAGAGTATGCAGTGACAACCACAAATCTGGCTTCCTTTGGTTTTCTTGGCTTCCATCCAGCCCTTAACATTATTAATTGAGCAcagattggggtttttttgttaatttccTTCACTTTTAGCTTTTTTAAGGAGTATGAAATCTGTTATTTGCATCACATGGTACACACCTGTGTGCCAGTAATGTTTGAGGGGCCTGATCAGATAGTCAGCAAATTCAGAAAATAGTGAGCGTCTGGACTAGAGGATGAGTCCCTTAAATGAAATGAATATTTCAGATCCTTCATTGAAATTAAATGCGTTCTAATAGATCTATCAGGGACATCCCTTTTATTACAGGATCAGTGATGCAATGGAGGTGGTAATGGCTCCTGGAGAGCATTGTGGTTTATTGTGTTGATCTGTATTTAGAAGTTCTTAATTCAGGGACTGGTAATATGATATATGTGATAGGTACCAACTCCATTGGATATAATGCACTAATCCATTATTGCAAAAGGCACACATAAGAAACTTCAAAAATGCTTCATAGAAGCACTTTTTTCATATCCGTTGGAATAACCAGGAATAGCTGGTTCACAGCATAATTCTGCTAAAATCAGGGGTGTTATGTTATTTAGGTTAGCAGAAGCCATGGCCCTTGGTCTATAATGAGTGTTCACAACCCATTCTATTCCTTAATTCTTGGTTACACTATTGCCTCGAAAACtcttacaaaaataatacaGGCATTCGGCTGTTTAACTTGTGCTTTTACACAATAAAAAGGATCAGCTCCTTTTCTCAAAAAGTAAGACAGCTCTGATTCATAGTCCCAGAAGAAGTTATGTTTGAGCAATGttcatttgcaaaaatgcaCTGAACTATTGGGCTTCTGCTGGAATTTTGGTTTGTAACTACCTTTCATAGcgctttgttttcaaatatgctTTTTCAAGACACAGAGCATGCCGAATGAACCAAAACCCTGTCCACGTGTATCCACCTGGCCCAGTCATCAGAGACagttttctgcagaagcagggCAGAGTATGAAGAGAGCTCCTCATCCTGACCCACGTGAGTTTTGCAGTGTAGGCAGCAGAGGGAGGGTTTGGTGGTGGGTCAGCAGAATGGAAGGGTTGGGTGTAATGGTCCATACAAGAACTGCACATACACCACCACAGAAGTAATGTGCAGACCACCAAACACAGCATCTGTTCAGCaaccacagcagctgctgcagtacCAATGGCAAAAGCAACAACCTCTACTACTGGGGAGAAGTTGGTCTTTGTGAGATGCTCTGTTTATCTGGTACCAACACTAGTACCTCTGTGCAAACACTCATTACAGAAGTACAAACGCTCTGTTGCACAATAGGCTCTAAGCTCCTCTTCCATGACTTTAATATCACTGACAATATAAGATCATCTTCTACAGATTCTCATCTACCTGCAGGGCAACTTAATGCTGCTTTTGGCTATGTTCTTGAACCTCCTGTTCAACatgtaaacatttatttcaagttAGATACAAATAGTGCTCTTGCAAAGGGCATTATTTAGAGATCAGCTTAAATGtgatttgttttataaaacataCCGTCGCTGTCTCTCTGATGTACTGATGTATCATCTTCAATGTAAGTGAATTCTCTGCATTTCTCCAGGGAAGCAATGGATGATGTACTTGCGCCTGacaatttcttctcatttttggTACACTTTGATGAAGGGTCTGTGATGCTGAATTCTGCGACAGAACTCATAACAATACCTTTCATAGGCTTTTCATCtgtatgtttttcatttgtaagCTGGTTATCTGGTgggattaggaaaaaaaagaaaggcttgtTTGCGATACTAAGACAAAGATCTGAAAGAATAACATATGCAGAATTTCCAAGCCTACAGTTGTTTACTTCCAAAGCCTAACCCTACTTACCTAATGATTGCAGTCTCTTTACGCAAGTAAAGTTTATTCATAGTGTAAGTATTTGTGAACTTGCATTCTAAAGTTTTCTCTTAAGCCCACTGGACTTAAAGGCTAAGTAATAATTCACTTCCACTGGGTGGGATCAGCTTAGGGGAGAGAACAGAACTATTACCTCAGTTGACATCTATTTTGAGTGTGATATCCTAACTTCTATTTGTGATATAAAAGAAGGCAAAACAATGATCTTGTTATTTTTCAACAGCAGTTCTGTTTCCCTAAATTTACAGCCAACAATGTGTGTGTAGGTGTACCTAGATGCAGATGTGCCAGCTCGCCATGGCTCATAATCTTGTAGAAAAGCAAGCCAGATGGTCTCTGTTTAACATCCAGATTGGTGATTTCATAACTTTATCCACACTTGTGTTGTTGGCCTGGAAGTCAACTAGAAGATGGGATACTTCACTTGCTGTCAGCATGCCAGAGAGGCAGCTCAAAAACCAGAGGGAAAGCTTAATTTTAAGCCCCAAGCAGGGGAAAGGTTAAGAGGAGTTCTGAGCTCAATTTATTCTTGAAGAACTTCTCAGGCACAGATAAACATGGGTTGATGTATAGTTTCACTTACTCTCCAAAGTGATCAAGAGGCCAAGAAACACAGTCATTCTCTCTATGGCTGGGATGATAAAACCGCATCAGTTCTTATCTAGAGCTGATTAACTCCTGCACCTCACATCAAACACAGCCTCACTTTTTATCTTACTTAAATCTTGTGATATGCTTGCTCTTGAGCTATATACAGATAATCAATCTTTACAAACACCTCAGTTTTGCAAACATTACTTCCTGAGAGGAACAGTAAATGCTCTAAAGCAGCtagcctgtgctctgctgcaaGGAGGAGCCAGAAGAGAAATCCTGCACATCTCATTTTCAGATACCTTTGACCCCTGACATACATTaaagaaaagccaagaaaaGGTTGTTAGAGAGTGAAACCTTGATGAGACTGCAGTTGTGTCCCATAGTATCCTTGCAGCCAAAAGGAGGAAATGTGGATGGGATGGTCAGATTGCAAGGCAGGTGAAAAACCATGGGGACCATTGGGCTCAAAATGGGAGCAAGCAAGGATTTGAGGTCTAACTGGTATCTGGAACAAGTCCAGTGAAGGCCACCAAAGTGGTGAGGGGTTTAGAGCTCCTGATgcatgaggagaggctgagggagatAGGCTTGgttggcctggagaagagaaggcaaagaaTGGTGCTAGATTCTGCTTTCCACTTCATAATGAGGGTAACAGAGAAGCCTGCCCCAAACTCCTCCCGGCAGTGCACAGaggtgaaaggacaagaggccaCTGTCACAGGCTGCAGCAAGGGCAATTGGGATTGCATATGGGACAAATTCTTCATCATGGGAGGCGTAAAGCACTGGGGCAGTCCCCAGTGAGTCTGGAGAATTGTGGAGAGCTCAGTTGGGCACGGACCCCAGCAACCTGCTCTTACTGCAGAGTTAGCCGTGATCTGAGGCGGAGGTCAGATGAGGTGACTTCTAGAAGTCCCTTCCAAGCTTAATTTTTCTATgacttctatgattctatttgctTACCGAAAGAGTGAGCAGTTCATTTAAGCTTTTACTCATAGTTGTAATTCATGCCAGTTTAGATCATCTTCATGTGGGGAAatatgcagaagcagaaaaggtggGTAGAGGTTAGCAGGGTAAGACCCTGGGAGAGGATAAGAAGAAATACTAAGCTACTAttcattttaactttaaatcacttttttaaaaatgtgtgttggcagaTGTTTTGGTTAGATTTTGAGCTTGTAATAATGACAAAGTCTACTATGAAGGAAATGTGGATTTTCCCTGTCTCAGAGAGTTTACAGGTTGGCCTTAGGCAGGGAGCAACCTGTGGGATAGAAAGAAGTGGAGGGAAGGAGACAGGAAGACAGCAGTGGCACAGAAAGGAGTCTCAGAAACCTATAACTGTCAGGTTCTGTGAGTGTTATGACAAATGAAAACCACAAGCGAGACTTGGAAAGGGCAGGAGAGGCGGTGGCTCCTCCGGGTGTGAACCAGCAGTGCAAAGCACAGCGGTGCTTGCCTGCAGGTTGTACACTTGGTCATAGGAAACCAACATCCTGGGCAAAACATGTCTGATTTTGCCCATCTGTAAGAATTTGTTGATAGTTTCCCCCCCAGAGTAAGTAAATATagcttatttttcccctctctgacTTCCTGGCCAGTCTCTTCAGTCCAAAATGTGAAAATTCATGCTTTTTGGATGCACCTACATGTACAGTAACCACTGTTTTCCATTGTTTATAAACCAATGACATACCACAATTTTTCCTGCACTTTCATTCAATAACATACTGTCTCCAGGGAGAGTTTTACTAATTGAAGTAGCAGAACACTGGAGGAAGCAGTGTCCCGCTTATGCATTGGATTTATTGGATAATAATTGATTTGTGAGTCTAAAAGACACATGCCCCACCTATTATTCAGGTGCCAATCTTACAAATGGATCTTGTTTGTCCAGACGGAGAGCTACACACAGGCTGAGCAGTTGAATACACATGGATCAGATTGAAAGGCCTAGGCAAGAATGACGATTTCTATCATTTTCCACTTTCAAAATTGGCCCAAAAGTCTAAACCGgatatattttaaatcacaATATATCTGTTGAGTTCCCCGTTTCTGCAACAATACAATAGCCCACAGAATGCATTTAAGCATTCAACaaatgagactgaaaaaaaattagacgGAAGTAATCAGTAAATGCCAGACTAACATTTAGTGTATCTACCGACTTCTACTATTCATGCTTCGAGtcattttttgttcttgaaGTGCTGTTGAAGagaaatcaaaaccagaaatagaaAGGCATAGACATAACCTGAATTTTTCAATACAGCACCATCAAACAAAAGGGTAACAAAAGCTGTCATTCAAGGACTCTTCTGTTTGTTAAAGCATACTACATCTTTGAATATACAGTACATTTTAGTGTCAGACTCTTAGTTTGAaaagccccctttaagtaatGTTATACTTGTCTTGTACAGCTAGATCAAGTCTTCATGCAATCACTGTAACAAGCAACTTGCTATGACAAGCCAGATCCTTGCTTCCAGAAAACAGTGCAATAGAGGCTAAAGCAGTGTACAATTATAGgtctccatttcatttttatgcaatTACCTTCAGTTCAGCTGTGGGTCCATCTACATTATGTCTTTTATCAATTTAATGTTTGCACAAAGTgtctaaagaaataaagattatGCTAGaccagcataaaaaaaaagtggttagcactttttttttcttctatattttgTTGCTGCATGGAACAGTAGTAGGTTGAGAGATTGGAACAAATAAGTGGAGCAAAAtaggctttaaaaatatattaggTACAACTGATATTATTTATGATTACTGTTAAAttacaatgtaaaaaaaaaaattaaattgcaattAGAGATGGGCAGAGGGTCAAACTTTGTTACTGTCTTTTAAGAGCCTGTGTCCAGTTTCAGATACCCAcaaatgtctgtgtttttaaCGTGTAGAAATTATCCACTGAAGTGaattagaagggaaaaataagcatATCATAATGAAGAAAGCTCAGGCTATTCAGTGTTAGGCAAAGGCAGCTAGAGATAAAGCCCCACAAGGTGCCATTTTTAAATAGTATCCTGAAGTCGCAACTTTCTTCCTTAATTGGGGAAGCTGGGGCTTGCCTTGACTGTTGCCGTAGAAGACTGGGATCATTCACTCATGTCTGTACTAAAGACAGAGATAGTCCCAATGctcaaattaaatttcttttttttttttaagttggacGATTCAGGTatggaaggctgctgtaaggtcttcctggagccttctcttctccaggctgaacaaccccaactctctcagcctgtcttcataggagaggtgctccagccctcagatcatctTTGTGACCCTCCTCTGAACTTGCTCAAACAGGTCCATATCTTTCTTCTGTTGGGGGTCCCAGAGCTGAACAcggtactccaggtggggtctgaTAAGAGTGGAGTAGAGCGGGAGggtcacctccctcaacctgctggtcatgctgcttttgatgtagcccaggttatggttggctttctgggctgcaagtgcacgtTGCCGGGTCTTGTTGAGCTTCTCCTCAACCAACAGCCCCAcatccttctcctcagggctgctctcaatctatTCTCTGctcagcctgtatttgtgcttcgCATTGCcgtgacccatgtgcaggaccttgcccttcgccttgttgaacttcatgaggtttgcacgggcccacctctcaagcctgtcaaggtccctctggatggcatcccttccctctgaTGTGTTGAccgcaccacacagcttggtgtcatcggcaaacttgctgagggtgcactcaatcccaccgTCCATGTCGcagacaaagatgttaaacagcgcCGGTCCCAATACCAAGcctgaggaatgccactcatcactggtctccacttggacatcaagccattggCTGCAACTCTTCgagtgcaaccatccagccaatttctTATCCACTGCGTGATCCatctgtcaaatccatgtctctccaatttagagataAGGATGTTGTGCGGGACAGTGTCAAAtactttgcacaagtccaggtagatgacatcagttgctcttcccttatgTGCCAATGCTGCAACcccattgtagaaggccaccagatttgtcaggcatgatttgcccttagtgaagccacGTTGGCTGTCACTAATCATCTCCTTATTTATCATGTACCTTAGCATAGTTTCTAGAAGGATTTGCTCCATGAACTTGCCGGGCACAGAAGTGAGACTGActagcctgtagttccctgagtcttccttttttccctttttaaaaatggaagttatgtttccccttttccagtgagtgggaacttcaccagactgccacaacttctcaaatatgacttagcaacttcatccgccagttccctcaggacccatggctgcatctcatcaggtcccatggacttgtgcatcttcaggttccttagatgaTCTCAAAACTGATCTTCTACAGTGGgtggttcttcattctcccagttcCTGCTTTTGCCTTCTGCAACTTGGGCAGTATGGCTTGAGCACTGGCCGGTGAAGTCTAAGGCAAAAAAGTAActtgagtacctcagccttctccatatcctgGGTAACCCATTTCTTTCCGgagagggcccacattttccctagtctttcTTTTATCACCAATGTACCTATAGAAACTTTTCTTGTGGCCCTTGATGTCCCTGGtcagatttaattctatcagggctttagctttctTAACCTGATGCCTGGCTGCtcagacaatttctctgtattcctcccaggctacctgtccttgcttccaccctctgtaggcttcctttttgtgtttgagtttttcCAGGAGCTCCTTGGTCATCCATGCAGGCcacctggcatttttgcctgacttcctctttgttggaatgcatcattcctgagcttggaggaggtgatccttgaatatcaACCAGCTTCcttgggcccctcttccctccagggctttatcccatgTTATGctaccaagcagatccctgaaaaggccaaagtctgctcttcTGAAGTCCAGGCtagtgagcttgctgtgcaTCCTCCTCAGTGTcctaaggatcttgaactccactatttcatggtcactgcagccaaggctccccttgagcttcacattccccaccagcccctccttgttggtgaggacaaggtccagcatagcacctctccttgttggctcctctATCATTTTGAGAAGGAAGTTATCAccaatgcattccaggaacctcccggattgcttatgccctgctgCATTGTCCCTCCAACAggtgttggggtggttgaagtcccccatgaggtCCAGGGCTTATGAATGTGAGACTGCTGCTATCTGTCT is a genomic window of Pelecanus crispus isolate bPelCri1 chromosome 7, bPelCri1.pri, whole genome shotgun sequence containing:
- the MDFIC2 gene encoding LOW QUALITY PROTEIN: myoD family inhibitor domain-containing protein 2 (The sequence of the model RefSeq protein was modified relative to this genomic sequence to represent the inferred CDS: inserted 1 base in 1 codon); protein product: MTVTKWLGLIHVPNHIYLQCPSAMLFYFXHQDCCTSSLPLPALPGVTLNSEDHPDNQLTNEKHTDEKPMKGIVMSSVAEFSITDPSSKCTKNEKKLSGASTSSIASLEKCREFTYIEDDTSVHQRDSDDECATLILACLFCQFWDFLIMLPDTCEHWLTDTCCPSNRYYQTSNEDHANNDCDCDCDIDCSLLESCHETGECLELAMEISEVCYR